CTGTGGCTGGTATTAAAAACATGCAGGCCTAGCTGAACAATTCGTCTTCAGCCTTGCGGTAATAAATTTTATCATCAAGAAACTCCTGTGTAGCCAGCAGGGCAGGGTTCGGCATTCTTTCATATGCCTTTGAGATCTCGATCTGCTCTTTATTTTCATGAATCTCTTCCAGCGTATCAGTATGGCTGGCAAATTCATCCAGTTTGTTGTGCAGTTCTTCCTTTATAGAAATATTGATCTGGTTGGCTCTTTTGCTAACAATGGCAATAGATTCATAAATATTGCCGGTTTTATTTTTTATCTCCTGCAGGCTTTTGGTTTCTACGCTACTGGGAGTACCAACACTAAGATGCCTTCTTAATTTGCTCATTATTACTAAATTTTTGAATTTGAGATTGTGACATCGCCATATATTTTTCAATATCGGCTTTATATTTACTTTCCGGAAAACGATCGATAAACTCCTTGCATTCACCCATCACTTCTCTGAAACGTTCAGGTTTCTTATCAATGATGCTGTTTTCGGCAAAAAGATAATAGGATTTTACCGACATCATCTTATACTCATCCGCAAGCTGGGACTCTGGAAAATTCTCCAGCAGAGCGGCAAAGCTTACACCCGCGGCCCGGTAAAAGCCCATATCATAGTATAGCTTTGCGCTTTTATAGTCCTTGATCTCGAGCTTGCTTCTCAGCTCATCCAGAATCCGGTTGGCCTCGGGCAGCCGTACAGAACTGGGATGGGTATTGATAAAGGTCTGCATGGCGCCAATGGCCTTAAAGGTATTACTTTGATCCAGCTCGGGTTTGGGCGATTGCTTATAAAAGTTATAAGCCCGCATATATTCCATTTCCTCAAATTTGGGGCTGTTGGGAAAACTTTCCATGAATGTTTTAAAGTAGTTTTCAGCCATGGCATAATCCCGCTGGTAATAAGCTGTATATGCGTATTTATAGTAAATATCCTGGAATTGAGGCGTTGTTTTATAATAAGGCAGAATGTCCTCATAGATCAATTGCGCCTTATTATACTTCTTTTTGGCGTAAAACGCATCTGCCATTTTCAATTTATAGGCAGCATCCTTGCTTTTTAAAATCTTATTCATGCCCG
The sequence above is a segment of the Niabella agricola genome. Coding sequences within it:
- a CDS encoding outer membrane protein assembly factor BamD, giving the protein MRFFVIISALFLMSSCGPGMNKILKSKDAAYKLKMADAFYAKKKYNKAQLIYEDILPYYKTTPQFQDIYYKYAYTAYYQRDYAMAENYFKTFMESFPNSPKFEEMEYMRAYNFYKQSPKPELDQSNTFKAIGAMQTFINTHPSSVRLPEANRILDELRSKLEIKDYKSAKLYYDMGFYRAAGVSFAALLENFPESQLADEYKMMSVKSYYLFAENSIIDKKPERFREVMGECKEFIDRFPESKYKADIEKYMAMSQSQIQKFSNNEQIKKAS
- a CDS encoding DNA-directed RNA polymerase subunit omega, with product MSKLRRHLSVGTPSSVETKSLQEIKNKTGNIYESIAIVSKRANQINISIKEELHNKLDEFASHTDTLEEIHENKEQIEISKAYERMPNPALLATQEFLDDKIYYRKAEDELFS